One region of Marivirga arenosa genomic DNA includes:
- a CDS encoding outer membrane beta-barrel protein: MRFLYLSFLVLLLSSPAFAQYNAGGTQFYIGPKASINAARYTPAKNTPDLPSAYKNKLGFGAGFMYKFRVTDLISLHGEFNYIRKSRSVIDSTIVTEYQNFHLDTPILFEISFPAKLPRIGKFEYFFNAGPQLSYWISGKGNTQFEDNPEQASSNYAVNLNTENINRLQFGIIFGAGMTLPSVGDNYFVVEARYSFYQTHLGEKYVTTLGDFTHIDDLRGNYNVLSLSVAYTFGLNFMPSSQKNKGMKVKTVVQ, encoded by the coding sequence ATGCGGTTCTTATACCTTAGTTTTTTAGTTCTTCTTTTATCTTCACCTGCATTTGCACAATACAATGCAGGAGGCACTCAATTCTATATCGGCCCAAAAGCCAGCATAAATGCAGCTAGATATACTCCAGCTAAAAACACACCTGATTTGCCCTCTGCTTATAAAAATAAGTTAGGATTTGGAGCAGGATTTATGTACAAATTCAGAGTAACAGATTTAATAAGTTTACATGGAGAGTTTAATTACATTCGTAAATCTCGCTCTGTAATTGACTCTACAATTGTTACTGAATATCAAAACTTTCATTTAGATACTCCCATACTATTTGAAATTAGTTTTCCTGCAAAGCTTCCAAGAATTGGTAAGTTTGAATATTTCTTTAATGCTGGTCCTCAATTAAGTTATTGGATAAGTGGAAAAGGAAACACACAATTTGAAGACAATCCTGAACAAGCTTCCAGTAATTACGCTGTTAATTTAAATACAGAAAACATTAACAGATTGCAGTTCGGAATTATATTTGGGGCAGGCATGACCCTTCCATCAGTAGGGGATAATTATTTTGTAGTTGAAGCTAGATATTCTTTTTATCAAACTCATTTAGGTGAAAAATATGTTACTACTCTAGGTGATTTCACTCATATAGATGATTTGAGAGGGAATTACAATGTACTTTCCTTATCGGTAGCCTATACATTCGGGCTTAATTTTATGCCAAGTAGTCAGAAAAATAAAGGCATGAAAGTTAAAACAGTAGTTCAATAA
- a CDS encoding glycerate kinase produces MRILIAPDKFKHSLSAEQVCEIIAKRLKQKSKNIEIELLPLADGGEGSAKLIANQQNAKKIDIEVHDPLSRIIEAHYFISNQTAFIEMAVASGLQLLKAKEQNVKKTNTYGTGELILDAIKRGCKHIILCIGGSATSEGGVGMASALGFKFFDHLGHEFIPSAESLENIKSIAKPDKNLLEGIQFDVLTDVNNPLMGENGAVFQYALQKGASPEELEQLDKGMHHLHALILKQFNFDIDTKAGAGAAGGLGGGATFFLNAHLHSGIDYIAELTQLDEKVKWADLIITGEGKLDEQSFKGKVVSGVQKSCKKFNKECLLLVGYNALSEIENLPVVYSLTEIAGNQNEAIKKPQEYLKRAVDLMIKEQDLFNEK; encoded by the coding sequence ATGAGAATATTAATTGCACCTGATAAATTCAAACATAGTTTATCGGCAGAACAAGTTTGTGAAATCATAGCGAAAAGGCTAAAACAAAAATCTAAAAACATTGAAATAGAGCTTTTGCCATTAGCAGATGGCGGTGAAGGCTCAGCAAAATTAATAGCTAATCAACAGAACGCTAAAAAAATTGATATTGAAGTTCATGATCCTCTCAGTCGAATAATCGAAGCTCATTATTTCATTTCAAATCAAACTGCATTTATTGAAATGGCTGTAGCAAGTGGTTTACAACTGTTAAAAGCCAAAGAACAGAACGTAAAGAAAACCAATACATATGGCACGGGTGAATTGATTTTAGATGCTATAAAAAGAGGATGCAAACATATTATTTTATGCATAGGTGGGAGCGCAACGAGCGAGGGAGGAGTTGGAATGGCTAGTGCTCTTGGTTTTAAATTCTTTGACCATTTGGGACATGAATTCATTCCCTCGGCAGAAAGTTTAGAGAATATTAAATCTATAGCAAAACCTGATAAAAATCTATTAGAAGGAATTCAATTTGATGTGCTCACTGATGTGAATAACCCTTTAATGGGTGAAAATGGAGCAGTTTTTCAATATGCTTTACAAAAAGGAGCAAGTCCTGAAGAATTGGAGCAACTGGATAAAGGAATGCATCATCTTCATGCTTTAATTTTAAAGCAATTTAATTTTGATATTGATACAAAAGCGGGTGCTGGAGCGGCAGGTGGTTTAGGGGGAGGGGCTACATTTTTTTTAAATGCTCATTTACATTCTGGGATAGACTATATCGCAGAGCTGACCCAACTAGATGAAAAAGTTAAATGGGCAGATTTGATTATAACTGGAGAAGGGAAATTAGATGAACAATCCTTTAAAGGTAAAGTAGTATCTGGAGTTCAAAAATCATGTAAAAAATTTAATAAGGAATGTTTGTTATTAGTGGGTTATAATGCCTTGTCAGAAATTGAAAATCTACCAGTAGTTTACAGTTTGACTGAAATAGCAGGAAATCAAAATGAGGCTATAAAAAAACCTCAAGAGTATCTAAAAAGGGCAGTAGATTTAATGATTAAAGAACAGGATTTATTTAATGAAAAATAG
- a CDS encoding GntP family permease yields MENFYSIIFWILLSIFLIIIGTAKFKFHPALVLFTVAMITALGFGNSISESIKIVSLGFGNMLANIGILILLGCILAVILEELKSIQYLSSLFIKAFGLKRPFLLLSSLGGLIGIPVFCDVAYIILSNFSKSLAQKAGVSKISTSITIASSLYIAHNLIPPTPGPLAVIGNFQASDQLGLVFLLGVIISIFLVLILAAYARYISAKTAKSDISENHKEVETSNQSFFIITPLLIPIILIAIGSFIGLSENEYFIFKYIEIMGNPIIALGIGVLIGLFLLRKRKSNAKGDIIKDAISQAGPILIITGLGGSYGQVIKNSAFSDLLIENVGIESQQSIIILLMAYLLAFFIKTAQGSSTSAMIIVSSIIAPLIIGSELNNPLGISLLVLAIGSGAMMVSHSNDSYFWVVKEFSGMSVKQSLKNFSVGTILLSISSFLMVLLMFWILI; encoded by the coding sequence ATGGAAAATTTCTATTCTATAATTTTTTGGATCCTTCTGTCAATTTTCCTGATTATCATAGGCACCGCAAAGTTTAAATTTCATCCCGCCTTAGTACTTTTTACAGTCGCTATGATTACTGCATTAGGTTTTGGAAATTCAATATCTGAATCTATTAAGATTGTAAGTCTAGGTTTTGGAAATATGTTAGCAAACATAGGAATACTAATATTATTAGGCTGTATTCTGGCTGTAATTTTAGAAGAATTGAAATCTATCCAATACCTTTCTTCATTGTTTATAAAAGCCTTTGGATTAAAAAGGCCATTTTTACTTCTAAGCTCTTTAGGGGGATTAATAGGCATTCCTGTTTTTTGTGATGTAGCCTACATCATCCTTTCAAATTTTAGCAAATCATTGGCTCAAAAAGCTGGTGTCAGCAAAATTTCGACCTCAATTACCATTGCTTCCTCATTATATATTGCGCATAATTTAATTCCCCCAACTCCAGGTCCATTAGCCGTGATTGGAAATTTTCAGGCATCTGATCAGTTAGGATTAGTATTTCTATTAGGAGTAATAATAAGTATATTTTTGGTTCTTATTCTCGCTGCTTATGCGAGATATATTTCAGCCAAAACAGCCAAAAGCGACATAAGCGAAAATCATAAAGAAGTAGAAACCTCAAATCAATCATTCTTCATCATTACCCCCTTATTAATCCCGATCATATTAATAGCTATAGGTAGTTTTATTGGGTTATCTGAAAATGAATATTTTATCTTTAAATATATAGAAATCATGGGGAATCCGATTATTGCTTTAGGGATAGGGGTACTCATAGGTTTATTTTTACTCAGAAAAAGAAAATCAAATGCTAAAGGTGACATCATTAAAGATGCTATTTCTCAAGCAGGACCAATTCTGATTATCACTGGCTTAGGTGGAAGCTACGGACAAGTAATCAAAAATAGTGCATTTTCAGATCTACTTATTGAAAATGTGGGGATTGAATCACAACAATCTATCATTATCTTATTGATGGCCTATCTATTGGCTTTCTTTATAAAAACTGCACAGGGATCCAGTACATCCGCAATGATCATTGTTAGTTCTATAATTGCTCCATTGATTATAGGTTCAGAATTGAACAATCCTTTAGGTATTTCTCTTTTAGTATTAGCAATTGGCTCCGGTGCTATGATGGTGAGCCATAGTAATGATTCCTACTTCTGGGTGGTAAAAGAGTTTAGTGGCATGTCTGTTAAACAATCTTTAAAAAACTTTAGTGTAGGAACCATTCTTTTATCCATTTCATCTTTCCTGATGGTTTTGTTGATGTTTTGGATTTTGATTTAA
- a CDS encoding TetR/AcrR family transcriptional regulator — protein sequence MTKSQKAIIASAKSLFWKYGLKKVTVEEICDKAGVSKMTFYRRFVNKEHAAEEILEEILEENLRKYNAVMSTNKPFPEKINEILHLKHQESKNLSKEFINEILTEDESALSELIQKFSIKSHSLMLEDFEKAKKEGWVRKDLRPEFIMDMLGIIKARMQDENFLKMFNSMDEAIMELSNFFFYGIFVKR from the coding sequence ATGACTAAAAGTCAAAAAGCAATTATAGCAAGTGCTAAATCTTTATTCTGGAAGTATGGCTTAAAAAAAGTCACCGTAGAAGAGATTTGTGACAAAGCAGGAGTAAGTAAAATGACCTTTTACAGACGCTTTGTAAATAAAGAACATGCAGCAGAAGAGATATTGGAAGAGATTTTAGAGGAAAATCTCAGAAAGTATAATGCTGTAATGAGTACTAATAAGCCATTCCCTGAAAAAATAAATGAAATCCTTCATCTAAAGCATCAAGAATCTAAAAATTTAAGCAAAGAATTTATCAATGAAATTCTTACTGAAGATGAATCCGCTTTAAGTGAACTTATTCAAAAATTCAGTATAAAAAGTCACAGTTTAATGCTAGAGGATTTTGAAAAAGCCAAAAAAGAAGGATGGGTAAGGAAAGATCTGAGGCCTGAATTTATCATGGACATGTTGGGGATAATCAAAGCCAGAATGCAAGATGAAAATTTCCTAAAAATGTTTAATTCAATGGATGAAGCGATCATGGAGTTAAGCAATTTTTTCTTCTATGGAATATTCGTAAAAAGATGA
- a CDS encoding ABC transporter ATP-binding protein, whose translation MEPIIKIENVTKKFPEGEGEFTALRDINLNFEKGEFTGIVGPSGSGKTTLLNIIGSLDKPTSGNAWVMNKNIAELSHKESAQLRNLHLGFIFQVYNLLPVYTVFENVEFALLLQNKSKEERRKAVMQALEWVGLENIANKKPSKLSGGEGQRVAIARAMVKEPKIVLADEPTANLDAANAHAIIQTMKKLNAELGTTFLFSTHDEKVMQYLNRIIHLEGGRVDKDELITSQKAVS comes from the coding sequence ATGGAACCTATCATAAAAATTGAAAATGTCACCAAGAAATTCCCAGAAGGAGAAGGGGAATTTACAGCCTTAAGAGATATTAATCTCAATTTTGAAAAAGGTGAATTTACGGGTATTGTTGGACCAAGTGGTTCTGGAAAAACTACTTTACTTAACATTATTGGATCATTAGATAAACCCACATCAGGCAATGCTTGGGTCATGAATAAAAATATTGCAGAATTAAGCCACAAGGAATCTGCTCAACTTCGGAATCTTCACCTTGGTTTTATATTTCAAGTATATAATCTTCTGCCAGTTTATACCGTTTTTGAAAATGTTGAATTTGCGCTTCTTCTTCAAAATAAAAGCAAAGAAGAAAGAAGAAAAGCAGTAATGCAGGCCCTAGAGTGGGTAGGGTTAGAAAATATTGCTAATAAAAAGCCTTCAAAATTATCAGGAGGTGAAGGCCAAAGAGTAGCGATTGCCCGTGCAATGGTAAAAGAACCTAAAATAGTATTAGCTGATGAGCCCACTGCTAATTTAGATGCTGCAAATGCACATGCCATTATTCAAACCATGAAAAAGCTTAATGCAGAACTAGGCACTACATTTCTTTTCTCTACTCATGATGAAAAAGTAATGCAGTATTTAAACCGAATCATACATCTTGAAGGAGGAAGGGTCGATAAAGACGAACTTATAACATCTCAAAAAGCTGTATCATGA
- a CDS encoding ABC transporter permease codes for MKLAFQLAYRNLVGAGLRTWLNVGILAFTFIIIIFFNAYLDGWNLQAQRESIKWEYGSGQLRYHDYDPLDPFSIKDAHGNLDNQKKDGLIPVLIQQGSLYPEGRMISILMKGIEEDQTLLELPTSSFTSSQGNIPAIIGKRMASSNKLEIGDKVLLRWRDKNGTFDAAEITIVDIFDTDVSNVDVSQIWIPIEKLWEMTGLKGEATYFVANENYNAADLENWNFKSRTELLKQLQEIIEMKSASTSILYLLLLGIALLAIFDTQVLSIFRRQKEIGTYIALGMTRWQVVQLFTIEGSMYSIMASIIGAIIGAPIFWYFASTGIGMPDYITQQDMGVTIAQRIYPAFTIGLIIGTIALVVISATIVSFIPSRNIAKMDPVEALKGKVQ; via the coding sequence ATGAAACTCGCATTTCAATTAGCTTACAGGAATTTGGTTGGTGCAGGATTACGCACTTGGCTAAATGTTGGGATTCTGGCCTTTACATTTATCATCATCATCTTTTTTAATGCGTATCTAGATGGCTGGAATTTGCAAGCACAACGCGAAAGTATAAAGTGGGAATATGGCAGTGGTCAATTAAGATATCATGATTATGATCCACTTGATCCTTTTTCAATTAAGGATGCTCATGGTAATCTAGACAATCAAAAAAAGGATGGTCTTATCCCCGTTTTAATTCAGCAAGGATCTCTTTACCCAGAAGGTAGAATGATTTCTATTTTAATGAAAGGAATAGAAGAAGATCAAACTTTACTAGAATTACCTACCTCTTCATTTACTTCCTCTCAAGGGAATATTCCAGCAATCATTGGTAAAAGAATGGCAAGCTCCAACAAACTAGAAATTGGAGATAAGGTACTTTTAAGATGGCGAGATAAGAACGGAACTTTTGATGCAGCTGAAATCACTATAGTCGATATTTTTGACACAGATGTTAGCAATGTAGATGTCAGTCAGATTTGGATCCCAATTGAAAAACTTTGGGAAATGACAGGTTTAAAAGGAGAGGCAACCTATTTTGTAGCCAATGAAAATTACAATGCTGCTGATCTTGAAAACTGGAATTTTAAATCTAGAACTGAATTACTAAAGCAATTACAAGAAATCATTGAAATGAAGAGTGCGAGTACTTCCATACTCTATCTTTTGCTTTTAGGAATAGCACTTCTGGCCATTTTTGATACTCAAGTATTATCTATTTTCAGAAGACAGAAAGAAATTGGGACTTATATCGCATTAGGTATGACGCGCTGGCAAGTAGTTCAATTATTTACAATTGAAGGAAGTATGTACAGTATTATGGCCAGCATAATTGGGGCCATAATCGGAGCTCCAATATTCTGGTATTTTGCAAGCACTGGTATCGGAATGCCAGACTATATAACCCAACAGGATATGGGAGTTACAATTGCTCAGCGTATTTATCCTGCTTTTACAATTGGCTTGATAATAGGCACTATTGCATTAGTGGTTATCTCTGCCACTATCGTTAGTTTCATTCCTTCAAGGAATATCGCAAAAATGGATCCCGTTGAAGCATTAAAAGGTAAAGTGCAATGA
- a CDS encoding ABC transporter permease — MIQFILKGILRDKNRSLLPIVIVALGVTLTVFLSGYLAGVFQDVIQQNARFETGHVKIMSKPYAQNKDQLPIDLALLNTEKLKKELQSAYPDMQWVQRIKFGGLLDVPDENGNSRSQGPASVMAISILSDNNEIERLNIKNSVIKGGIPTKSGDVLISNDFANKLDIKIGDEITYVGSTMYGSMAFQNYRVSGTVEFGNVGFDKGAIIMDVSDAQQILNMEDGATEILGYFGNSQYESDRANSIAENFNTKYKNSEDEFAPEMFSLEEQNGLGEILAYSNYMSQIIVTVLIFAMSVVLWNTGLLGGLRRYKEYGIRLALGESKGSIYRKSIIEAVLIGAIGSTLGTFLGLIATYYMQEVGLDISDLMDKSSMIMPSTIRAKIIPNQIYIGFIPGVLAMVLGNMLSGMGIYKRETANLFKELEV, encoded by the coding sequence ATGATACAGTTTATTTTAAAAGGAATATTACGAGATAAAAACAGAAGCCTTTTACCCATTGTAATTGTGGCTTTAGGCGTTACACTCACCGTATTTTTAAGTGGTTATTTGGCAGGGGTTTTTCAAGATGTAATCCAGCAAAATGCACGATTTGAAACAGGTCATGTAAAGATCATGAGTAAGCCCTACGCGCAAAATAAAGATCAATTACCGATTGATTTAGCCTTGTTAAACACCGAAAAACTTAAAAAAGAACTTCAGAGTGCATATCCTGATATGCAATGGGTTCAAAGAATTAAATTCGGGGGGCTTTTAGATGTGCCTGATGAAAATGGTAATAGCAGAAGCCAGGGCCCAGCTTCAGTCATGGCGATTTCAATTCTCTCTGATAATAATGAAATAGAAAGGCTAAACATTAAGAATTCAGTTATCAAAGGAGGCATACCAACTAAAAGTGGCGATGTACTCATCTCAAATGACTTTGCAAATAAGTTGGATATTAAAATTGGAGATGAAATCACCTATGTAGGTTCCACTATGTATGGGAGTATGGCCTTTCAGAATTATAGAGTATCAGGAACGGTTGAATTTGGAAATGTCGGCTTTGATAAAGGCGCTATTATCATGGATGTTTCGGATGCACAGCAAATCTTAAACATGGAAGATGGCGCAACTGAAATATTAGGTTATTTTGGTAATAGTCAATATGAAAGTGATCGAGCTAATTCAATTGCTGAAAATTTTAATACTAAATATAAAAACTCAGAAGATGAGTTTGCTCCAGAAATGTTCAGCTTAGAAGAGCAAAACGGATTAGGTGAAATTCTAGCCTACAGCAATTATATGTCTCAAATCATAGTCACAGTTCTAATATTTGCGATGTCAGTTGTTTTATGGAATACTGGTTTGCTTGGAGGTTTAAGACGATATAAAGAATATGGAATTAGGCTTGCACTAGGCGAATCAAAAGGAAGCATTTATCGGAAATCCATAATAGAAGCGGTATTGATAGGTGCAATTGGAAGTACACTTGGTACCTTCCTAGGATTGATCGCTACTTATTATATGCAAGAAGTAGGCCTCGATATAAGTGATTTAATGGATAAATCAAGTATGATTATGCCATCAACTATTCGAGCTAAAATTATCCCTAATCAAATTTACATTGGTTTCATTCCAGGAGTATTAGCAATGGTTTTAGGCAATATGCTTTCTGGAATGGGAATATATAAAAGAGAAACTGCCAACTTATTTAAAGAATTAGAAGTATGA
- a CDS encoding outer membrane lipoprotein-sorting protein has translation MKTFRVLSLISCLLFISVIAHGQITANEILDRVKENMNSESTITESKMVIRGKRNTREIVSKGYAEGNEKSFTEYLSPEREKGTKMLKLEDKLWIYNPSTDRTIQLSGHMLRQSVMGSDLSYEDMMEDRELIEIYDATIIGEEKIGDRNCYILELNAKVEDASYQKRKTWVDTERFIPLKEELFAKSGQLLKRVSLSDIQKLDGRWYPTKINYKDMLMSGEGTDFIVLNIEFNPEIPDYIFNKASLKR, from the coding sequence ATGAAAACCTTTAGAGTATTAAGTCTAATCAGCTGTTTATTATTTATATCTGTTATTGCTCATGGGCAAATTACAGCTAATGAAATTCTGGATAGAGTAAAAGAAAATATGAACTCAGAATCAACCATTACAGAATCAAAGATGGTGATTAGAGGAAAGCGAAATACTCGTGAGATTGTATCGAAAGGCTACGCAGAAGGAAATGAAAAATCCTTTACTGAGTATTTATCTCCTGAAAGAGAAAAAGGCACTAAAATGCTGAAATTGGAAGACAAATTATGGATATATAATCCATCAACAGATAGAACCATTCAATTATCGGGGCATATGTTAAGGCAATCTGTGATGGGATCTGATTTATCGTATGAGGATATGATGGAGGATAGAGAACTGATAGAAATATATGATGCCACGATTATAGGAGAAGAGAAAATAGGAGATCGTAATTGCTATATTTTAGAATTAAATGCAAAAGTTGAAGACGCTAGCTATCAAAAAAGAAAAACCTGGGTAGATACTGAACGCTTTATTCCTCTTAAAGAAGAATTATTTGCCAAAAGTGGTCAGCTCTTAAAGAGAGTTAGCCTAAGTGATATTCAAAAATTAGACGGGCGTTGGTACCCTACCAAAATAAATTATAAGGATATGTTGATGAGCGGAGAAGGTACTGACTTTATTGTATTAAATATTGAATTCAATCCAGAAATACCAGATTATATTTTCAATAAAGCCTCCTTGAAAAGATAA
- the rpiB gene encoding ribose 5-phosphate isomerase B gives MKVAIGGDHAGFEYKKKLVAFLEKEGHEVKDFGPDSDASVDYPDHVHPLAEAVEKKEQTLGILLCGSANGVAMTANKHQDIRAAIAWEEELAALARQHNNANIICIPARFIDYDKAESIVKTFLTTDFEGGRHGRRVDKISC, from the coding sequence ATGAAAGTAGCAATAGGTGGCGATCATGCCGGATTTGAATACAAAAAAAAGTTAGTGGCATTTCTAGAAAAAGAAGGTCATGAAGTTAAAGATTTTGGGCCAGATTCAGATGCGTCTGTTGATTACCCAGATCATGTACATCCTTTAGCTGAGGCCGTTGAAAAGAAAGAGCAAACTTTGGGAATTTTGTTGTGTGGTAGTGCTAATGGAGTAGCCATGACTGCTAACAAACATCAAGATATTAGAGCAGCAATTGCTTGGGAGGAAGAATTAGCAGCTCTAGCTCGTCAACATAATAATGCTAATATAATTTGTATTCCTGCTCGCTTTATCGATTATGATAAAGCAGAATCAATTGTCAAAACATTCTTAACTACTGATTTTGAAGGGGGTAGACACGGAAGAAGAGTGGATAAAATTAGCTGTTAA
- a CDS encoding GlmU family protein, protein MNYLLIEQADFRNQLKPFTFTRPISEIRVGILTIREKWETHLESNVSHISTPELSEKYPAKRDARNILINSSVCPNPDLVKAIQLGASLKKDGVLICAAATEEEIDFFNPSQKLEEAAEYDGEITMITQSWHIFQKNAAEIRSDFEILTKGRNTQHVNDEHTRVYGEKNIFIEEGASIKAAILNAENGPIYIGKNAQIHEGAIIKGPFAMLDNSHVNMGAKIKGDSTIGPFCKVGGEVSNSVFFGYSSKGHDGFIGNSVVGEWCNLGADTNTSNLKNNYANVKLWDYAKGGFKDTGLQFCGLMMGDHSKCGINTMFNTGTVVGVSANIFGGGFPRNFIPSFAWGGSAGFSTFQLKKAFEVAEKVMERRDKELNEVEQKILTTHFEESKADRFWEK, encoded by the coding sequence ATGAACTATTTACTAATAGAACAAGCCGACTTTAGAAATCAACTTAAGCCCTTTACCTTCACTCGTCCTATTTCTGAAATAAGAGTAGGGATATTAACCATTAGAGAGAAATGGGAAACGCATCTTGAAAGCAATGTCTCACATATTTCTACCCCTGAATTATCTGAGAAATACCCTGCTAAAAGGGATGCTAGGAATATATTAATTAATAGTTCTGTTTGTCCTAACCCTGATTTAGTGAAGGCAATTCAGTTGGGAGCAAGTCTAAAAAAGGATGGAGTTTTAATCTGTGCTGCTGCTACTGAAGAAGAAATAGATTTCTTTAATCCAAGCCAGAAATTAGAAGAGGCTGCTGAATACGATGGTGAAATCACAATGATTACTCAGAGCTGGCACATCTTTCAGAAAAATGCTGCTGAAATTAGAAGTGATTTCGAAATACTGACGAAAGGCAGAAATACTCAGCATGTAAATGATGAGCATACACGTGTTTATGGTGAGAAAAATATATTTATTGAAGAAGGAGCATCCATAAAAGCAGCAATTTTAAATGCTGAAAATGGGCCGATTTATATTGGGAAAAATGCTCAAATTCATGAAGGAGCCATCATTAAAGGGCCATTTGCAATGCTTGATAATTCTCATGTTAATATGGGAGCTAAAATAAAAGGGGATTCAACTATAGGTCCTTTTTGCAAAGTAGGTGGAGAAGTTAGTAACTCTGTATTCTTTGGCTATTCTAGTAAAGGACATGATGGATTCATCGGTAATTCTGTAGTAGGAGAGTGGTGTAATTTAGGTGCTGATACCAATACTTCTAATTTGAAAAATAATTATGCGAATGTAAAGCTTTGGGATTATGCCAAAGGTGGTTTCAAAGACACAGGTTTACAATTTTGTGGTTTGATGATGGGAGATCATTCTAAATGTGGAATTAATACTATGTTCAATACGGGTACTGTGGTGGGCGTAAGTGCTAATATTTTCGGTGGAGGATTTCCCCGTAATTTTATTCCATCATTTGCTTGGGGAGGTTCTGCAGGATTTTCAACTTTTCAATTAAAAAAAGCTTTTGAGGTTGCTGAAAAAGTTATGGAAAGAAGAGATAAGGAGTTGAATGAAGTAGAACAAAAAATATTAACTACTCATTTTGAGGAAAGTAAGGCGGATCGCTTTTGGGAGAAATAA